A genomic window from Megalobrama amblycephala isolate DHTTF-2021 linkage group LG2, ASM1881202v1, whole genome shotgun sequence includes:
- the hmox2a gene encoding heme oxygenase 2a, with the protein MAADSTENILTENDDDILSPNDLSEVLAAGTKESHDKAENSPFVKDFLRGRIKRELFKLGTTALYYVYSAIEEEIEKNKDHPMFAPLYFPSELHRQDALAKDLEYLYGEDWESKISCSAATRPYVDRIHEVGRTDPVLLVAHSWTRYMGDLSGGQILKKVAQRALKLPPTGEGLNFYHFEGIHNPTAFKRLYRSRMNELEVDAETKDKLLNEANLAFKFNLDVFTELQEIGKDIKEEVQDIGFPAHGDMGGDISKCPYYAAKMAVSGNTAYACQFAKMLLRQSTVQVILATWVAAVAGLAAWYLM; encoded by the exons ATGGCTGCAGATTCAACAGAGAACATCCTGACTGAAAACGATGATGATATTCTCAG TCCTAATGACCTGTCAGAAGTGTTGGCTGCTGGAACCAAGGAATCTCACGACAAAGCCGAGAATTCGCCATTTGTCAAGGACTTCCTGAGGGGCCGAATCAAACGAGAACTTTTTAAG CTTGGCACAACTGCCCTGTACTATGTTTATTCTGCCATTGAGGAAGAGATTGAGAAGAATAAGGACCATCCCATGTTTGCCCCACTATATTTCCCCTCTGAGCTTCACCGGCAAGATGCCTTGGCTAAAGACCTGGAGTATCTTTACGGTGAAGACTGGGAGAGCAAGATCTCCTGCTCGGCGGCCACGAGGCCCTACGTAGACCGCATTCACGAGGTGGGTCGCACCGACCCAGTTCTTTTGGTTGCACACTCTTGGACCCGCTACATGGGTGACCTATCAGGAGGCCAGATTCTAAAGAAAGTGGCTCAGCGGGCCCTGAAACTGCCCCCTACTGGTGAGGGATTGAACTTCTACCATTTTGAGGGCATCCACAACCCCACGGCCTTCAAGAGGCTGTACCGCAGTCGGATGAACGAGCTGGAAGTGGATGCTGAGACCAAAGACAAGCTGCTAAACGAAGCCAACCTggcttttaaatttaatttggaC GTGTTCACAGAGTTGCAGGAGATTGGGAAAGACATAAAGGAGGAAGTGCAGGACATTGGCTTCCCTGCACATGGGGATATGGGTGGAGACATCAGTAAATGTCCCTATTATGCAGCCAAAATGG CGGTGAGCGGAAACACAGCCTACGCATGTCAGTTCGCCAAGATGCTGCTTCGACAATCAACAGTACAGGTGATTCTGGCCACATGGGTTGCTGCTGTTGCCGGATTGGCTGCCTGGTATCTCATGTGA